One window of the Pyrus communis chromosome 17, drPyrComm1.1, whole genome shotgun sequence genome contains the following:
- the LOC137722766 gene encoding large ribosomal subunit protein eL24z-like, with translation MVLKTELCRFSGDKIYPGKGIRFIRSDSQVFLFANSKCKRYFHNRLKPSKLTWTAMYRKQHKKDIAAESVKKKRRSTKKPYSRSIVGATLEVIQKRRTEKSEVRDAAREAALREIKERIKKTKDEKKAKKAELVSKSKGQSKGNVPKAAAPKAAKLGGGGGKR, from the exons ATGGTTCTGAAGACGGAGCTCTGCCGTTTCAGCGGCGACAAGATTTACCCGGGAAAGGGAATCCGATTCATCCGCTCCGATTCCCAGGTCTTCCTCTTCGCCAATTCCAAATGCAAGAGGTACTTCCACAACCGCCTCAAGCCTTCCAAGCTCACCTGGACCGCCATGTACCGGAAGCAACACAAGAAG GACATTGCTGCTGAATCTGTGAAGAAGAAGCGCCGCTCGACCAAGAAGCCCTATTCGAGGTCCATTGTTGGTGCCACATTGGAAGTTATCCAGAAGCGAAGGACCGAAAAGTCCGAAGTTCGTGACGCTGCCCGTGAGGCTGCTCTTCG TGAAATTAAGGAGAGGATTAAGAAGACCAAGGATGAGAAGAAGGCGAAGAAGGCCGAATTGGTGTCCAAGTCAAAGGGCCAGTCCAAGGGAAATGTGCCCAAGGCTGCTGCTCCCAAGGCCGCCAAGcttggaggtggtggtggaaaGCGATga